Proteins encoded within one genomic window of Alteribacter populi:
- a CDS encoding aldehyde dehydrogenase family protein, translating into MTTATETRGWFFEGTEQKAEQTYQVNHPHSGEILAHVAEGTKEMMTAAIASAHEAFPTVKNLSKSERAQILFQAAKLLEDEKEQAAKIISQEACKPIKAARSEVDRTVQTLQFSGEETKRLDGEYLSLDAAAGGEGRDAYTIYEPIGVVAAITPFNFPLNLTVHKVGPAIAAGNTIVIKPAEQTPLSSLYLADLLTRAGLPAGAIAVVPGEGPPLGEVMLSDDRVKKISFTGSPRVGKLLKNQAGLKKITLELGSNSAMYVDESVQDIEAVATKAVQGAFAYNGQVCLSTQRIYVHESQIEKFTKAFIEQTSKLQFGAPESEETDVSSLINQDSRVRVLQWIEEAHEKGAKVLTGGKAEGNGVLPTVLTNVPRDVNVSCQEVFGPVVLINEVKNADEALNAMNDSDYGLNAGVFTNNLQQALKLAHQLEVGQVLVNDVPTLRFDHMPYGGVKQSGYGREGVKYAVKEMAELKMISLNFS; encoded by the coding sequence ATGACAACGGCAACCGAAACAAGAGGCTGGTTTTTCGAAGGTACAGAACAAAAGGCAGAACAAACGTATCAAGTCAATCACCCTCATTCCGGCGAAATACTTGCTCATGTAGCAGAAGGCACAAAAGAGATGATGACAGCGGCCATCGCCTCTGCTCATGAAGCCTTCCCAACGGTTAAAAATCTTTCAAAAAGTGAGCGGGCACAGATTCTATTTCAGGCGGCGAAACTGCTTGAAGACGAAAAGGAACAGGCAGCAAAAATCATTAGCCAAGAAGCATGTAAGCCGATTAAAGCCGCTCGCAGTGAAGTCGATCGCACCGTGCAAACTTTGCAATTTTCAGGTGAAGAAACAAAACGCCTGGATGGAGAGTATTTATCACTGGATGCCGCAGCGGGCGGAGAAGGCCGCGATGCGTACACGATTTATGAACCGATCGGGGTTGTAGCTGCTATTACTCCGTTCAACTTCCCTCTGAATTTGACGGTTCATAAAGTCGGTCCGGCAATCGCTGCAGGGAATACCATTGTCATTAAACCGGCAGAACAAACCCCTCTCTCCAGTCTGTATTTAGCAGACTTATTAACGAGAGCAGGTTTACCTGCTGGTGCCATTGCCGTAGTACCAGGGGAGGGCCCTCCTCTTGGTGAAGTGATGCTTTCAGATGACCGTGTGAAAAAAATCTCATTTACCGGAAGTCCCCGAGTCGGGAAGCTCCTTAAAAATCAGGCGGGCCTCAAGAAAATCACCCTTGAACTTGGTAGTAACTCTGCCATGTACGTGGATGAATCAGTCCAGGATATTGAAGCCGTTGCCACAAAAGCGGTTCAAGGTGCCTTTGCTTACAACGGTCAAGTTTGCTTAAGTACCCAGCGCATTTACGTTCATGAAAGTCAGATCGAGAAATTTACAAAAGCATTCATTGAACAAACGAGCAAACTTCAGTTTGGAGCTCCGGAATCAGAGGAGACAGACGTTTCCAGTCTCATTAATCAGGACTCCAGGGTTCGGGTGCTGCAATGGATCGAAGAAGCTCACGAAAAAGGTGCAAAAGTACTTACTGGTGGAAAAGCGGAAGGAAACGGGGTGCTACCAACTGTACTGACAAACGTTCCGCGGGATGTCAATGTCTCCTGTCAGGAGGTTTTCGGCCCGGTCGTGTTGATTAACGAGGTCAAAAATGCTGATGAAGCACTGAATGCGATGAATGACAGTGACTATGGACTAAATGCAGGCGTCTTTACGAATAATCTGCAGCAGGCGCTGAAGTTAGCCCATCAACTTGAAGTTGGTCAAGTACTTGTCAATGATGTACCGACCCTTCGCTTTGATCACATGCCGTATGGAGGAGTAAAGCAATCCGGTTATGGTCGTGAAGGAGTGAAATATGCAGTAAAAGAGATGGCTGAATTAAAAATGATCAGCTTAAACTTTTCTTAA
- a CDS encoding sodium:solute symporter family protein translates to MDSTIIMYSWIFMALFIFLMLGMGWVGMRRTKTPEDFATARSSYGPFVIALVIAAGISSGSTFMGMPGLAYSLGTPSLWYPLLYPIATVIGMLFVAKVIKRYGDQFGTRTIPEFIGERFNSDFLRLCLTVISILLIFYVVSQFVAAATMFQTMMGINYSTGLIITGVVLAIYVFMGGSHSDIITDAIQGFLMVIIASVVFVSFLSSFGVSGGFSDMLNTISQERPEGGFNQLFLAGDNTYGSLWLVGLLFIAHLPFAVLPHLGNKFMAVKSGKDLKKLIMYCTIIATILPLMALGGMLGIAVVGADAGISPDQIIPVLFSELFPPIIAAFFAVAVLSAIMSTSDGLIVSLTQLLANDLYRKSIVPRINITKETAERNEMLISRYSTFIVIIAAVLIAWSPPEYLAVSMWIGIGGIMAATAGPLVVGALWKRATKTAAISSLIAGTVSYWIIYLPFGFNFDNPFGASGLGVLIGMSTMYVVTIFTSQKTNNPYSKEKSVKTV, encoded by the coding sequence ATGGATTCGACAATTATCATGTACTCATGGATCTTTATGGCACTATTCATTTTCCTTATGCTTGGAATGGGCTGGGTTGGTATGAGACGTACTAAAACACCGGAAGATTTCGCTACTGCCCGTTCCAGCTACGGTCCATTCGTTATCGCACTTGTCATTGCAGCTGGAATCTCTAGTGGGTCCACTTTTATGGGGATGCCTGGGCTTGCTTATTCTCTTGGTACCCCGTCTCTTTGGTACCCGCTCTTATATCCAATCGCTACTGTTATCGGGATGTTGTTCGTAGCTAAGGTAATTAAACGCTACGGCGACCAGTTTGGTACGAGAACGATTCCAGAATTCATCGGAGAGCGATTTAATAGTGATTTTCTTCGCCTTTGCTTAACGGTTATTTCTATTTTACTTATTTTCTACGTTGTCTCACAGTTTGTGGCAGCAGCGACAATGTTTCAAACAATGATGGGAATTAACTACAGCACCGGACTTATTATTACCGGAGTTGTCCTTGCCATCTATGTGTTTATGGGCGGATCTCACTCCGATATTATTACCGATGCGATTCAAGGGTTCCTCATGGTGATTATTGCCTCCGTCGTATTCGTCTCATTTTTATCGAGCTTCGGCGTGAGTGGCGGATTTAGCGATATGCTTAATACGATCAGCCAGGAGCGTCCGGAAGGTGGTTTTAACCAGCTCTTCCTTGCCGGAGATAATACGTATGGATCTCTCTGGCTTGTCGGACTGTTATTTATCGCCCATTTACCATTTGCGGTCCTGCCCCACTTAGGAAATAAATTTATGGCGGTAAAATCCGGAAAAGATCTAAAGAAGCTCATCATGTACTGTACAATCATTGCAACAATTCTCCCACTTATGGCTTTAGGCGGTATGCTAGGCATTGCGGTTGTTGGTGCGGATGCCGGTATCAGTCCGGACCAGATTATCCCTGTGTTGTTTAGTGAGCTGTTTCCACCAATCATCGCGGCCTTCTTTGCGGTAGCAGTATTATCAGCGATTATGTCGACTTCAGATGGTTTGATTGTCTCGTTAACCCAGCTTTTAGCAAACGACTTATACCGTAAGTCGATCGTGCCGCGCATCAACATTACAAAAGAAACAGCAGAACGAAATGAAATGCTTATCAGCCGTTACAGCACCTTTATCGTCATTATTGCCGCTGTTCTGATTGCCTGGTCACCACCGGAGTACCTTGCCGTGTCAATGTGGATTGGAATTGGCGGGATCATGGCAGCCACTGCAGGACCCCTTGTCGTAGGCGCTCTGTGGAAGCGTGCTACAAAAACAGCAGCGATCAGTTCCCTGATTGCCGGAACGGTCTCTTACTGGATCATTTACCTTCCGTTCGGTTTTAACTTTGATAATCCGTTCGGTGCATCAGGTTTAGGTGTTTTAATAGGAATGAGTACGATGTATGTCGTTACGATATTCACTTCCCAAAAAACGAATAACCCATATTCTAAAGAAAAATCAGTGAAAACTGTCTAA
- a CDS encoding MFS transporter: protein MVFIKKILLIFLVVFFHQLTIQGTRPLIPLLADDLGAGKIEIGIIAATFAVFPLFFAISAGKWIDKWGIKWPIVLGSIGVTIALLIPYLFPVVLILYLSQVFAGFSQIFINISLQNAIRLNSPKDQRDRYYGWFSFFQSAGQFSGPLIAGVVADSAGILFGFLICTIIALPPILFGLFLSKKTLELKIGTKEKEQNEESSSEDSTITLIQMISIKGMHQAMLASMLVLASREVMMTYFPLYATEAGLSITAVGLILGIQGLAQMFIRLLQGKILSKFKRHYVLFISLFTAGLSIVILTLFNSLLILSIIAVFIGLGIGLTQPLTMVSIVNLVSATHTAQALGLRMAGNRLSQVISPIAFGGVAQTFSVSFIFVIGGSLLMLGSFYVSLYKK, encoded by the coding sequence GTGGTTTTTATTAAAAAAATTCTATTAATCTTTTTAGTAGTGTTTTTTCACCAATTAACAATTCAAGGTACACGCCCCTTAATACCTTTATTGGCTGATGACTTAGGAGCGGGTAAAATTGAAATAGGCATTATTGCTGCAACTTTTGCAGTATTCCCTTTATTTTTTGCTATATCAGCTGGAAAGTGGATTGATAAATGGGGAATTAAATGGCCTATTGTTTTGGGTTCTATCGGTGTAACTATTGCCCTACTAATACCTTACCTTTTCCCCGTTGTGCTAATACTTTACTTATCTCAAGTTTTTGCTGGCTTTTCACAAATATTTATTAATATTTCCTTACAGAATGCCATCCGTTTGAATAGTCCTAAAGACCAGCGTGATCGTTATTATGGTTGGTTTAGTTTTTTCCAATCAGCGGGGCAATTTTCTGGTCCATTAATTGCCGGTGTTGTTGCAGACTCAGCAGGTATACTTTTTGGATTTTTAATATGCACAATTATTGCTCTCCCTCCGATACTATTCGGTTTATTCTTATCCAAGAAAACACTGGAATTAAAAATTGGAACAAAGGAAAAGGAACAGAATGAGGAGTCAAGCTCTGAGGATTCTACAATTACATTAATTCAAATGATATCTATAAAAGGAATGCATCAGGCCATGCTTGCTAGTATGTTAGTACTAGCTTCAAGAGAAGTGATGATGACATATTTCCCATTGTATGCAACAGAGGCTGGTCTTTCTATTACTGCAGTGGGCTTAATTTTAGGGATACAAGGATTAGCTCAGATGTTTATCCGATTACTACAAGGAAAAATTCTCTCTAAATTTAAACGTCACTATGTGTTATTTATTTCTTTATTCACAGCAGGACTTTCAATTGTTATACTAACCCTTTTCAATAGTTTACTAATATTAAGTATTATTGCGGTGTTCATTGGACTAGGGATAGGTTTAACACAGCCACTTACCATGGTTTCAATTGTTAATCTAGTTTCCGCTACACACACAGCCCAGGCTTTAGGTCTAAGAATGGCTGGTAATAGATTATCTCAAGTCATTAGTCCAATTGCTTTTGGAGGAGTAGCACAAACCTTTAGTGTTAGCTTTATCTTCGTAATAGGTGGTAGCTTACTAATGTTAGGTTCATTTTACGTTTCTTTATATAAAAAGTGA
- a CDS encoding ABC transporter ATP-binding protein, which translates to MSNVAISVKGVKKSFKDKEVLKGVDFEVQRGEIFALLGSNGAGKTTMVNILSTLMKPEGGEVGVCGYDVYRQPDLIRQNISLTGQFAALDGMLTGRENLLMIAKLRGVSNAAQVVDNLLTRFSLTDAANRPADKYSGGMKRRLDIAMSLIGTPAVIFLDEPTTGLDPEARIEVWETVKELAGGGTTILLTTQYLEEAEQLADRIAILHGGKIITTGTLTELKEMFPPVKVEYIEKQPTLEEIFLEIIGKKEEM; encoded by the coding sequence ATGAGCAATGTAGCAATTTCAGTAAAAGGGGTAAAGAAATCCTTTAAAGACAAGGAAGTTTTAAAGGGGGTTGATTTTGAGGTGCAGCGCGGTGAAATTTTCGCACTGCTGGGTTCAAATGGAGCGGGCAAGACAACGATGGTTAACATCCTCTCGACGTTGATGAAGCCAGAGGGTGGCGAAGTAGGTGTTTGTGGCTATGACGTTTATCGGCAACCAGATCTTATTCGCCAGAATATCAGCCTGACAGGACAGTTCGCAGCTTTAGATGGCATGCTCACAGGGCGGGAAAACCTGTTGATGATCGCTAAATTGCGAGGAGTTTCCAATGCTGCTCAAGTGGTCGACAACCTTCTTACAAGATTCAGTCTGACTGATGCGGCAAACCGCCCTGCAGACAAGTATTCTGGTGGGATGAAGCGCCGACTTGACATCGCCATGAGCCTGATCGGCACGCCAGCAGTTATTTTTCTCGACGAACCGACGACAGGGCTTGACCCCGAAGCGCGGATTGAAGTCTGGGAAACCGTCAAGGAGCTTGCCGGCGGTGGCACGACCATCTTGCTTACGACCCAGTACTTGGAAGAAGCCGAACAACTGGCGGACCGTATCGCCATCCTGCATGGCGGTAAAATCATTACCACTGGTACCCTTACCGAACTCAAAGAGATGTTCCCACCAGTGAAAGTGGAGTACATCGAGAAGCAGCCAACATTGGAGGAAATTTTCCTTGAGATTATCGGCAAAAAGGAGGAGATGTAA
- a CDS encoding DUF1048 domain-containing protein produces MSLIEKIIGNLDDKREWKTMEARAKALPSEYRNAYNAIKKYMWTSGGLTDWKDIRRIFGGILDLFEEGSAESKKVIDLTGEDVAAFCDELVKDAKTWQDKYREDLNQRIKSDWEK; encoded by the coding sequence ATGAGTCTTATTGAAAAAATTATTGGAAATCTGGATGACAAGCGGGAATGGAAGACAATGGAGGCGCGTGCGAAGGCACTTCCAAGTGAGTACCGCAACGCTTACAACGCTATAAAAAAATATATGTGGACCTCTGGTGGTCTCACCGACTGGAAGGATATCCGCCGTATCTTTGGCGGCATTCTCGATCTATTCGAGGAAGGTTCAGCGGAAAGTAAGAAAGTCATTGACCTCACGGGTGAGGACGTGGCCGCTTTTTGTGACGAACTAGTCAAGGATGCGAAAACTTGGCAGGACAAATATCGTGAAGATCTTAATCAGAGAATCAAAAGCGATTGGGAAAAATGA
- a CDS encoding LacI family DNA-binding transcriptional regulator yields the protein MVSSKDVAKHAGVSQSTVSRVLNDPSKVNAENVRKVQDAMKVLHYRPNSVARSLVSNQTKTIALISGPLHNPFFVETTTSIVNYAEARGYRTMVFFEHTDENKPIYDAVLSARVDGILLSSIFREDPIFEELKGLNIPIVMYNRKHNDGGNYVEINNEMSGALAASHLLDLGHTSLGLLSGPNHTSTFHGRKLGFTAEFEKRTGEKFPPEMIIETNTTEAAIHQAVLDLMSRKHRPTAIFAATDSIAFFAVDKLQEAGYIIPDDISICGMDNVSLASHRSFQLTSIGHKGPKNLGLLGVEHLIDMIERQTEEDVQITLEPTLFERNTTKPK from the coding sequence ATGGTGTCATCTAAGGATGTGGCAAAGCATGCAGGAGTTTCTCAATCTACCGTATCGCGTGTGCTTAACGATCCGTCCAAAGTAAATGCAGAGAACGTTCGTAAAGTACAAGATGCGATGAAAGTCCTTCATTACCGTCCTAATTCTGTAGCAAGGTCTTTAGTGAGCAATCAGACAAAAACGATCGCACTCATTTCCGGGCCGTTACACAACCCTTTCTTTGTCGAGACAACGACATCGATTGTGAATTATGCGGAAGCAAGGGGATACCGGACGATGGTATTTTTTGAGCACACCGATGAGAATAAACCGATTTATGATGCTGTCTTGTCAGCGCGGGTAGATGGAATATTATTATCATCGATTTTTCGTGAAGATCCGATTTTTGAGGAATTAAAGGGTTTGAACATCCCAATCGTGATGTACAACCGCAAGCACAATGACGGAGGAAACTATGTGGAAATCAATAATGAGATGTCAGGAGCTTTGGCCGCATCTCATTTACTAGATCTCGGGCACACCTCTCTCGGCTTACTCAGCGGTCCTAATCACACATCTACCTTCCATGGACGCAAGCTGGGTTTTACTGCCGAGTTTGAAAAAAGAACAGGTGAAAAGTTCCCTCCAGAAATGATCATTGAAACGAATACGACTGAAGCAGCCATTCATCAGGCGGTACTCGATTTGATGAGCCGAAAACACAGACCAACTGCAATTTTTGCAGCGACTGACTCGATTGCATTTTTCGCCGTGGATAAATTGCAGGAAGCTGGCTATATCATTCCTGATGATATCAGTATATGCGGTATGGATAATGTCAGTTTAGCCAGTCATCGATCATTCCAACTTACATCGATTGGACATAAAGGACCTAAAAACCTTGGATTACTTGGAGTAGAACATTTAATCGATATGATCGAGCGGCAAACGGAAGAAGATGTACAGATAACGCTGGAACCGACTTTATTTGAACGAAACACAACAAAACCAAAATGA
- the hisD gene encoding histidinol dehydrogenase yields MATFLKQGKTDQEKLEADTKVQEAVNGIIKDVEERGDQAVRELSEKFDKWSPESFRLSEEEIENAIAGLPDQVIEDIKFAQEQIQNFAQHQRDSIQDIEVETRPGVFLGHKNIPVNRVGCYIPGGRYPMVASSHMSILTAKVAGVDRVIACTPPSNGEIPAATVAAMHMAGADEIYLLGGVQAMTAMAIGTETIDPVDMIVGPGNAFVAEAKRQLYGRVGIDLLAGPTETLVIADETADVEMIATDLLGQAEHGPTSPGALITTSRNLADSLEEEIARQLKNLSTAEIAEQAWRDNGSIILVDNIDEAVKEADKLAYEHVEILTEDPNYFLENMTNFGALFLGPETNVAYGDKVIGTNHTLPTKEAARYTGGLWVGKFLKNCTYQRVTEEASVEIGKYAERLCDLEGFMGHKEQASLRVRRYEKKESNAVR; encoded by the coding sequence ATGGCAACTTTTCTTAAGCAGGGTAAGACTGACCAGGAAAAATTGGAGGCAGATACAAAGGTACAAGAGGCTGTAAACGGCATTATTAAAGACGTGGAGGAACGCGGTGATCAGGCTGTTCGTGAGCTTTCTGAGAAGTTTGATAAGTGGTCTCCGGAAAGTTTCCGTCTTTCAGAAGAGGAGATTGAAAATGCGATTGCAGGACTACCAGATCAGGTGATCGAAGATATTAAATTCGCTCAGGAACAGATTCAGAATTTTGCCCAGCATCAAAGAGACTCGATTCAGGATATTGAAGTCGAAACCCGCCCAGGCGTATTCCTCGGGCATAAAAATATTCCTGTTAACAGGGTCGGCTGCTACATTCCCGGAGGACGCTATCCGATGGTTGCTTCATCACACATGAGTATTCTTACTGCCAAGGTAGCAGGGGTAGACCGTGTCATTGCCTGTACACCTCCTTCTAATGGAGAAATACCGGCAGCAACTGTAGCTGCCATGCATATGGCTGGAGCCGATGAAATTTATCTACTCGGCGGAGTTCAAGCTATGACAGCGATGGCGATTGGAACAGAAACAATCGATCCGGTCGATATGATTGTCGGCCCCGGTAATGCCTTCGTCGCTGAAGCTAAGCGCCAGCTTTACGGCCGTGTCGGAATCGACCTGTTAGCTGGACCAACGGAAACACTTGTTATTGCAGACGAAACAGCAGATGTTGAAATGATAGCAACAGATCTACTTGGTCAAGCAGAGCACGGCCCGACCTCTCCAGGAGCATTGATTACTACTTCACGTAACTTAGCGGATTCTTTGGAAGAGGAGATTGCCCGTCAGCTAAAAAACCTGTCTACAGCAGAAATAGCGGAGCAAGCATGGAGAGATAACGGCTCAATTATTCTTGTGGACAATATCGATGAAGCAGTAAAAGAAGCAGATAAATTAGCATACGAGCACGTAGAAATATTAACAGAAGATCCAAATTACTTCTTAGAAAACATGACAAACTTCGGTGCGCTATTCCTCGGTCCAGAAACCAATGTGGCGTACGGCGATAAAGTAATCGGCACAAACCATACCCTCCCGACGAAAGAAGCTGCGAGATATACCGGCGGCTTATGGGTCGGAAAGTTTTTGAAAAACTGCACATACCAGCGTGTAACAGAAGAAGCAAGCGTAGAAATCGGCAAATACGCGGAACGCTTATGCGACCTCGAAGGATTCATGGGCCATAAAGAACAAGCCTCCCTTCGCGTAAGACGCTATGAAAAAAAAGAAAGCAACGCAGTAAGATAA
- a CDS encoding MmgE/PrpD family protein has protein sequence MEELKLTPSQQLAAFAKDFKLEDAPLDVVTRVKELFADAVGLCYASADMDFTQPVYNVVKSMGGKEESTIIGKTGKYPAAWAALVNGVSIHGLDYDDTHSGSVTHTSPTIVPVVLAIGEQINASGKEILEAAVVGFEVACRVGLSAHGLFQRRGFHTTPMAGIMGSVIAAGKLLGLSQDEMVNAQGVAGSSGSGLREAYLSGGSWTKMYHPGWAAHGAVMAALVAKEGFTGTKTVYEGRFGIFKSHLHPKDADYEALLNELGQRWEIRNICFKPYPTGVINHSYIESALLLSDKYQFNTEEIKKVVCYIHPDAAQTVCEPVATKIRPETGYHGKFSLQYSVAAALVDKEVTIDTYSEEKIKDPSILDMTEKVVYAIDENSTYPNTYPSWLEIHLIDGRILEDKQPFNKGSIEHPMSNEEVLNKYTSNAKHSLSKEQASKVLEKIMKLEKISVISEFTDYIKVEKRDDVYS, from the coding sequence GTGGAAGAATTAAAACTAACACCGTCACAGCAGTTAGCAGCGTTTGCAAAAGATTTTAAATTAGAAGATGCTCCACTTGATGTAGTTACAAGGGTAAAAGAGCTATTTGCTGATGCAGTAGGGCTCTGTTACGCTTCAGCAGATATGGACTTTACTCAACCAGTATACAATGTTGTTAAGAGTATGGGAGGGAAAGAAGAAAGTACAATTATCGGAAAGACTGGTAAGTATCCAGCGGCATGGGCTGCATTGGTAAATGGAGTTTCCATTCACGGCTTAGATTATGATGATACACATAGTGGCTCAGTAACACACACTAGTCCAACTATTGTTCCGGTCGTTCTCGCAATAGGAGAACAAATCAATGCTAGTGGCAAGGAGATCTTAGAAGCTGCAGTAGTTGGGTTTGAAGTTGCATGCCGTGTAGGCTTGTCGGCACATGGCTTGTTCCAGAGAAGAGGCTTTCATACAACCCCCATGGCTGGAATTATGGGTTCCGTCATAGCAGCAGGTAAATTACTAGGACTTTCTCAAGATGAAATGGTAAATGCTCAAGGTGTTGCAGGGAGCTCGGGGTCAGGTTTAAGGGAAGCCTATTTATCTGGAGGATCATGGACAAAAATGTATCATCCGGGTTGGGCCGCTCACGGTGCTGTCATGGCTGCATTAGTAGCAAAAGAAGGCTTTACTGGAACGAAAACGGTGTATGAAGGTAGGTTTGGTATTTTTAAAAGTCACCTTCACCCTAAAGATGCTGATTATGAAGCGCTATTAAATGAATTAGGACAGCGGTGGGAAATTAGAAACATTTGCTTCAAGCCTTACCCTACCGGTGTAATAAATCATTCTTATATTGAAAGCGCTTTACTTCTGTCAGATAAATATCAATTCAATACAGAAGAGATTAAAAAAGTCGTTTGCTATATTCACCCTGATGCAGCCCAGACAGTTTGTGAGCCAGTAGCAACCAAGATAAGACCTGAAACTGGATACCATGGGAAGTTTAGTCTTCAATATAGTGTTGCAGCTGCCTTAGTAGATAAAGAAGTTACAATCGATACTTATAGCGAAGAGAAAATAAAAGACCCTAGTATTTTAGATATGACAGAAAAAGTGGTTTATGCCATAGATGAAAATTCAACCTATCCAAATACTTATCCAAGTTGGTTGGAAATACATTTAATAGACGGAAGAATTTTAGAAGACAAACAACCATTTAATAAAGGAAGTATAGAACACCCAATGTCAAATGAAGAAGTGTTAAATAAATATACAAGCAATGCAAAGCATAGTTTATCAAAAGAGCAAGCTAGCAAGGTTCTAGAGAAGATTATGAAACTGGAAAAAATATCAGTAATATCGGAATTTACTGATTATATTAAAGTAGAAAAGAGAGACGATGTATATTCCTAA
- a CDS encoding PadR family transcriptional regulator, translating to MEHITEMLKGVLEGCVLEVISRGETYGYEITQQLRELGFTDVVEGTVYTITMRLEKNNLVDIKKKPSTKGPPRKFYTLNAAGQEQLKIFWGKWEFVSSKINELKTQNK from the coding sequence TTGGAACATATCACAGAAATGCTGAAAGGGGTTCTTGAGGGTTGTGTACTTGAGGTCATCAGCCGCGGTGAAACTTACGGTTATGAAATCACGCAACAGCTGCGAGAACTGGGCTTCACTGATGTGGTCGAAGGCACAGTTTATACGATTACCATGCGGCTTGAGAAAAACAATCTGGTGGACATCAAGAAAAAGCCATCCACTAAGGGACCACCTAGAAAATTTTACACACTCAACGCAGCAGGTCAAGAACAGCTTAAAATTTTTTGGGGGAAATGGGAGTTCGTCTCAAGCAAAATTAACGAACTCAAAACTCAAAATAAATAA
- a CDS encoding ABC transporter permease, protein MKSKTGVLLGRLMRNIMRSPDTIITVAITPIMMMLLFVYVFGGAIETGTDNYVNYLLPGILLMAIASGVAYTSLRMFNDVKSGLMARFITMPIKRSSVLWAHVLTSLVSNALAVVVVILVALLMGFRSNADILEWLAVVGILVLFTLALTWLAVIPGLTAGSMEGATAYSYPLIFLPFISSAFVPTETMPKIVRAFAENQPVTSIVNSIRALLYEGAVGNDIWIALAWCGGIMVIAYFIASKVFERQLVG, encoded by the coding sequence ATGAAAAGTAAAACAGGGGTATTACTAGGGCGTCTAATGCGTAACATCATGCGGAGCCCGGATACAATTATCACGGTGGCGATTACGCCAATTATGATGATGCTGCTGTTTGTCTACGTATTTGGCGGTGCCATAGAGACAGGCACGGACAACTATGTCAATTATTTATTGCCGGGAATCTTGCTGATGGCAATCGCATCCGGAGTCGCTTACACTTCCCTGCGGATGTTTAACGATGTAAAGAGCGGACTTATGGCACGCTTCATTACCATGCCCATCAAGCGCTCGTCTGTATTGTGGGCTCACGTATTGACCTCGCTTGTTTCCAATGCACTTGCTGTAGTGGTGGTTATCCTTGTCGCGCTCTTGATGGGGTTCCGTTCCAACGCTGATATTCTGGAGTGGTTAGCGGTAGTTGGAATACTCGTGTTGTTTACGCTGGCGTTGACATGGCTGGCAGTCATTCCCGGATTGACAGCAGGGTCTATGGAAGGGGCAACAGCCTACTCGTATCCGCTGATTTTCCTGCCGTTTATCAGTTCGGCTTTTGTCCCCACCGAAACTATGCCTAAAATTGTTCGTGCATTTGCTGAGAACCAGCCCGTGACTTCAATCGTTAATTCGATTCGTGCCCTTTTGTATGAAGGGGCTGTTGGCAATGATATCTGGATCGCACTTGCCTGGTGCGGCGGCATCATGGTCATCGCTTATTTCATCGCCAGTAAAGTATTTGAACGCCAATTAGTAGGATAA
- a CDS encoding GntR family transcriptional regulator, protein MNSLDTVSIKQSVVFDRLYDLITSGYFRLGENLSEREIANMLDVSRTPVREAFRRLEREGLVTYQPKKGVMIRSFTEEEIINLYRVREYMEKLTSRLLSEKQNITLIEKLKQNVRQAEIAAKDNDVKEQAIINAQFHLLMVEGTNNSYLINVYKPLTSQLSLFRSKSLSYKGRSLINIEEHNKICEAIERGDTDLAEEITGVHVQNSLKALLKSF, encoded by the coding sequence TTGAACAGTCTAGATACTGTGTCAATTAAACAAAGCGTTGTATTTGATAGGTTGTATGACCTAATTACCTCGGGCTACTTTCGTTTAGGAGAAAATTTAAGTGAGAGAGAAATTGCAAATATGCTAGATGTAAGCAGGACACCAGTTCGTGAAGCATTCCGTAGGTTGGAAAGAGAAGGGTTAGTAACTTATCAACCTAAAAAAGGTGTAATGATACGTTCATTTACAGAAGAAGAAATTATTAATCTATATCGTGTAAGAGAGTATATGGAAAAATTGACTTCAAGGCTCTTATCGGAGAAACAAAATATCACTTTAATAGAAAAGTTAAAGCAAAATGTTAGACAAGCAGAAATTGCAGCTAAAGATAATGATGTGAAAGAACAAGCAATAATCAATGCTCAGTTTCACTTATTAATGGTTGAGGGTACTAATAATTCCTACCTAATCAATGTTTACAAACCACTAACATCGCAACTTAGTCTATTTCGTTCTAAATCATTGTCTTATAAAGGCCGTTCTTTAATTAACATTGAAGAACATAACAAGATTTGTGAAGCGATCGAGAGGGGGGATACTGATCTAGCCGAAGAGATAACGGGTGTGCACGTTCAAAATAGTTTAAAAGCACTCTTAAAAAGCTTTTAG